One Caldalkalibacillus uzonensis DNA segment encodes these proteins:
- the modB gene encoding molybdate ABC transporter permease subunit, translating into MSQLGAMMTTIFFPLYLSLKVATIATLLGLLFGLMCAWMFTQWQNRWTQVLSLLTTIPLVLPPTVVGYYLLLLIGREGIVGRAIEQWTGSPIVFTWKAAVIAAAIASLPLIIRPVQTAFEGIETEILKAAQLDGANRWQLFVYIMLPLSYRGILAGLVLGFARAMGEFGATLMVAGNIPGQTQTLAIAIYDAVQANRMTDAHLMAVVLSGTTLLMLLVISRLLKRP; encoded by the coding sequence ATGTCACAGTTAGGAGCTATGATGACGACCATTTTTTTTCCGCTTTATTTGTCGTTAAAAGTTGCGACAATAGCTACGCTGCTTGGGTTGCTTTTTGGTTTGATGTGTGCCTGGATGTTTACTCAGTGGCAGAACCGCTGGACCCAAGTGCTGTCCTTGTTGACCACCATTCCCCTTGTCCTGCCGCCAACGGTCGTGGGTTATTACCTGTTGCTGCTGATCGGCCGGGAAGGCATAGTGGGGCGCGCAATAGAACAATGGACAGGCTCACCCATTGTTTTCACCTGGAAAGCGGCTGTCATTGCTGCTGCTATTGCCTCATTGCCTTTAATCATCCGGCCCGTTCAAACGGCATTTGAAGGAATAGAAACTGAAATTTTAAAGGCAGCCCAGCTGGATGGAGCCAACAGATGGCAATTATTTGTGTACATCATGTTGCCTCTCAGCTACAGAGGGATTTTAGCCGGATTGGTGCTTGGTTTTGCCAGAGCAATGGGGGAATTTGGAGCCACTCTGATGGTAGCTGGTAACATTCCCGGCCAAACGCAAACACTGGCCATCGCCATCTATGATGCAGTACAAGCCAACCGGATGACTGATGCCCACCTGATGGCTGTCGTGTTAAGTGGTACCACCTTGTTGATGCTGCTGGTGATTTCTCGTCTGTTAAAGCGACCTTAG
- the gyrA gene encoding DNA gyrase subunit A has product MAEQRIKEVNIGQEMRNSFMDYAMSVIVSRALPDVRDGLKPVHRRILFAMNELGMTPDKPYKKSARIVGEVIGKYHPHGDMAVYDTLVRMAQDFSYRYPLIDGHGNFGSIDGDAAAAMRYTEAKMAKIATELLRDIHKETIDYQDNYDGQEKEPVVLPSRFPNFLVNGAAGIAVGMATNVPPHQLGEVIDALHHLIDHPDATVADLMEFIPGPDFPTGAQILGTSGIRRAYNTGRGTITLRAKTNIEVDDKGKQRIIVDELPYQVNKAKLIEKIAELVREKKIDGITDLRDESDRNGMRVVIELRRDVNANVVLNNLYKQTALQTTFGINMLALVDGEPKVLNLKQVLKFYLDHQKEVIRRRTEYDLRKAEARAHILEGLRVALDHLDAVIDLIRSSRTTEEAKSGLMSNFNLTAEQAQAILDMRLQRLTGLEREKIENEYQELLAKIADLKAILADERKILNVIKEELNEIKEKYNDERRTEITVAVDLIEDEDLIPQEEVVISLTHKGYIKRLPVTTYRSQKRGGRGITGLGTKDDDFVEHLFVANTHDFILLFTNKGRVYRLKAYEIPELGRTARGLPIINLIQIEKDEYITALIQVENYQPSRYLFFATRCGIVKRTALDAFEHVRRAGLFAINLRDDDELISVRLTDGQQEIIMGTKKGMAIRFSEQDVRVMGRAATGVKGITLRDDDEVIGMDVVKEDHDVMIVSRKGYGKRTPIDEYRAQTRGGIGIKTFNVTDEQYEVVGLKTVAPHDDFMLVTSSGLIIRIHVNDVSQLSRYARGVRLIRLQDEEEVATVAKVQVTEEAQQKLDEENES; this is encoded by the coding sequence ATGGCTGAACAACGAATTAAAGAGGTTAATATAGGCCAGGAGATGCGCAATTCGTTCATGGATTATGCCATGAGCGTCATTGTCAGCCGTGCTTTGCCCGATGTACGCGACGGTTTGAAGCCCGTTCACCGGCGCATTTTGTTTGCCATGAATGAACTGGGCATGACACCGGATAAACCTTATAAAAAATCAGCCAGAATCGTCGGTGAAGTGATCGGTAAATATCACCCCCATGGTGATATGGCCGTTTATGATACGCTGGTGCGCATGGCTCAAGACTTTTCCTACCGCTATCCGTTGATTGACGGCCATGGCAACTTTGGGTCTATCGATGGGGATGCCGCGGCGGCCATGCGTTACACGGAAGCCAAAATGGCCAAAATCGCCACGGAACTGTTACGTGATATCCATAAAGAAACGATTGATTATCAAGATAACTACGATGGTCAGGAGAAAGAACCTGTTGTCCTTCCATCACGCTTTCCCAACTTTTTGGTCAATGGTGCCGCTGGCATAGCTGTGGGCATGGCCACCAACGTGCCGCCCCACCAATTGGGTGAAGTGATCGATGCTTTGCATCATCTCATTGACCATCCCGATGCCACAGTGGCAGATTTGATGGAATTTATTCCCGGTCCGGACTTTCCGACAGGTGCCCAGATCTTAGGAACCTCAGGGATCAGAAGGGCGTATAACACTGGCCGGGGCACGATTACTTTACGTGCCAAGACCAATATTGAAGTAGATGATAAAGGTAAGCAGCGCATCATTGTCGATGAATTGCCTTATCAGGTCAATAAAGCAAAATTAATAGAAAAAATCGCCGAACTGGTCCGGGAGAAAAAAATTGACGGCATTACAGACCTTCGTGATGAATCGGACCGCAACGGCATGCGTGTCGTCATTGAATTGCGCCGTGATGTGAACGCCAATGTGGTTTTGAATAACTTGTATAAACAGACAGCTTTACAAACCACTTTTGGCATCAATATGCTGGCTCTGGTCGACGGCGAACCTAAAGTGCTGAATCTGAAGCAAGTATTAAAGTTTTATCTGGACCATCAAAAAGAAGTCATTCGCCGCCGTACCGAGTACGACCTGCGCAAGGCGGAAGCGCGCGCCCATATTTTGGAAGGTTTGCGCGTCGCCCTTGATCATCTTGATGCGGTGATTGATCTCATTCGTTCATCCCGGACAACGGAAGAAGCGAAAAGCGGTTTGATGAGCAATTTCAACCTGACGGCAGAACAGGCTCAAGCGATTTTGGACATGCGCTTGCAGCGCCTGACCGGCTTGGAACGGGAAAAGATTGAAAATGAATACCAAGAGCTGCTGGCTAAAATTGCAGATTTAAAGGCTATCTTAGCTGATGAACGTAAAATTTTAAATGTGATCAAAGAAGAATTAAATGAAATCAAGGAGAAATACAATGATGAACGGCGGACTGAAATTACTGTTGCCGTTGATCTCATTGAAGATGAAGACCTCATTCCCCAAGAAGAAGTTGTTATTTCCCTTACCCATAAGGGGTACATTAAACGTTTGCCTGTGACCACCTATCGCAGTCAAAAACGTGGGGGGCGAGGCATTACAGGTTTGGGGACCAAAGATGATGATTTTGTTGAACATCTGTTTGTAGCTAACACTCATGATTTCATCTTACTGTTTACAAACAAAGGGCGTGTTTATCGTTTAAAAGCCTACGAAATTCCGGAATTGGGGCGGACAGCCCGCGGGTTGCCAATTATTAACCTGATTCAAATTGAAAAAGATGAATATATCACGGCGCTGATCCAGGTTGAGAATTATCAGCCTAGTCGCTATTTGTTTTTTGCTACCCGTTGCGGGATTGTCAAGCGGACCGCACTTGATGCTTTTGAACATGTGCGCCGCGCCGGTCTGTTTGCCATCAACTTACGGGATGATGATGAGCTTATCTCTGTCCGCCTGACAGATGGCCAGCAAGAGATCATCATGGGCACGAAAAAAGGAATGGCTATTCGGTTCTCGGAACAAGATGTCAGAGTGATGGGACGTGCCGCGACAGGGGTGAAGGGAATCACCCTGCGTGATGATGATGAAGTGATTGGTATGGATGTTGTTAAAGAAGATCACGATGTGATGATCGTCTCCAGAAAAGGATATGGTAAGCGCACCCCGATTGATGAATATCGAGCCCAAACACGTGGCGGTATAGGGATTAAAACGTTTAATGTGACTGATGAGCAATACGAAGTGGTTGGCTTGAAGACTGTTGCTCCCCATGATGACTTTATGCTAGTAACTTCCAGCGGGTTAATCATCCGCATCCATGTGAATGATGTGTCACAGCTTAGCCGGTATGCTCGTGGCGTTCGTCTGATCCGCTTGCAGGATGAAGAAGAAGTAGCCACTGTGGCCAAGGTACAGGTGACAGAGGAGGCTCAGCAAAAACTGGACGAGGAAAATGAATCGTGA